The following DNA comes from Erigeron canadensis isolate Cc75 chromosome 3, C_canadensis_v1, whole genome shotgun sequence.
agattgttaaaaaaaaggtgtacaaaaaagtgtattataaaaaagtgtataaaaagtgtattataaaaaagtgtataagaaagtggattataaaaaagtatataaaatagtgtattaaaaaaaaatgtattataaaaaagtgcataaaaagtgtattaagaaaaagtgtataaaatatttcaggTGTTTGACACACACATAGATTTGGTAGACTGGGCTCAAAGAACGGCAAAggagcttggttatgtgttagtAACACGAAGATCAAATGTCACAAAAGGCGGAGAAGTTAAAAAGGTGGTCCTTATTTGCAACCGTGGTGGAAAAAAAGATAAGCGGTCAACCGGGGCACCCAAAGGGAGTACCAAAATTGACTGTCCATTCAAATTGGTAGGCCGTCTGACAAAGGACCATAGTTGGTGGGTTGAAGTTATAGATCACCGACATAACCATCCATCAGCTTGTAATTTGGAAGGTATTGCGTACGCAAGACGACTAACCgatgttcaaaaagaatttgtggACGAAAAGGCGTTGCTAGGTTTAGGGCCAAATAGCATAAGGGACCAATTGAAGGATGCATTTCCCGGTATCTTGACCCGTTCACAAGACATTTCTAACTACCTGCGGCAACACCGGCTAAAGCACGCCCAACAACGAGGGGAAACTCGAATGCAGGTGAAATAAGAAACATACCTGCATGTGGATCATAtaactatatgtttattttttttaaaaaatacgaATTCCTTATACTTTGGTTGTTTACCCGTTGCAGATCATGCTCCAATTACTATCTGACCATCAGTACACGTATCAGTACACGACGGATAGCAAAACCGGATGTTTGACCAATCTCTTTTTCGTAcatcctacatcacttgacATATGGCGTGCATTTCCTTGGATCATTGAAATAGACGCCACGTATAAAACCAACGTTTACAACATGCCGCTTGTTGAGATTGTGGGTGTCACTCCAACTGGCAAGACATTCAGCATTGCGCACGCACTTATTGAAAATGAGCAACATGCGACATACACATGGGTGTTACAGTGCTTGAGGTCGACGCTCGAAGAAGGCCTCGTCGTGCGTGTGGCACTCACTGATCGGGATCTGGCCCTCATGAAAGCGGTTAAGGATGTGATGCCGGAAATGAAGCTGATACTGTGTAGAATACACATTTGGAGGAATATTGAGTTACATGCCAACCCATCGTTTAGGTCAAAAAAAGATTATGGTTTGTTTAGACACCGGTGGGATCAACTCGTAAACTCAATCACGGTTAAGGAATACGCAGAGAATGAGCAGCGGCTAAAAGTATTCTTGGCAGATAAACCAAGTATATACATCCCGTCCCCATACTGTTTTTATGATAACGCTTACGATGTAACCATGTAGCtaaatcactttttattttcctgCAGATCTTTATAAGTATCTACAAATACAGTGGCTTGCCTCGTACAAGGAGTTATTTGTGTCATGTTGGGTCGACCAACACCGCAACTAtcgtaactacactaccaacagGGTTGAAAGCGAGCATTCTTTGCTGAAGTCAGTTATGCATCAAAAGCGGCTTACGTTCCACAGAATCGTTGAATGTGTTAACTCTGTTGTCAGCGGGCAATACACCGAAATAAAGGGGTCACTGGAACATTGCAGGCAgtacaatcaaaataaacacaactaTCCCTGTTTAAAGGATTTGCTCGGTAAAGCCTCCCATGTAGCCTTGCAAATTATGGTTGACGAAATTGATCGATTGAAAAATACAGTAAAAGGGGACGTGTCAAAGTGCGGGTGTACGGTATGGGCTAGTTGTGGCTTGCCATGTAGTTGTCGACTTCTAACATACATGCAGGAACGTAAGTACAGTTCATTCAGATACAAATGGtccattttacttaaaaatacttaatgtaatatttttattcctGCAGGAAGGCGTGTACAAGAATATGAGATAGATGCATTTTGGTGCAGGCTCGATATAACCCAGTCCACCTGCCTGCCTGGAAATGTGAACAAAGACTCGGATGATGACGAGCCTGTTGAGGCCTTTTGTGGCGAGGTTACTGCTGTCTTGGAACGACAACCCATAAAACAAAGGAAAAGCTTGATGTCCAAAATAAAGGACCTCATCTATCCGGGTCGGTCCAAAATCAAGGATCCAGAGGTCCAAAAGAAAACACGTGGTAGACCTGTTGGGTCAAAGAAAAAGGTATATTATTATAGTCTAGCAAATTATTACTTGTTAAATACTATCATCTAACttaattattcattcattcattgcaGATGCCAGACTTGAACGTATCACCTCcgatgccaccaccaccaaagttgaaaaagtcaagGTCCGTGCACGTGACCACACCTAAAAATCCGGATACCGCACCAGACTCAGGCTCATGCTACAGAGACTTTCATCCGGCGAGACACAGTGAGCATGTGCCCACGCAGTCACGTTTCGCGGAGCCTGACACCGATTTACGGGAGGACACCCGTGGATATATTGATGACTTGATCCGATCGTCACAATATTCAACAGCAGGGCCGAGTAATGAGCCTACAACCGAAACCCCATTCTTAGATCAGTTGTTCGGCGCAGCCGAACCCGCGTACTATCCTGTGCCACCAACAGCACCAACAGGCTTAATGGATCAGTTCTTCAGTGCCGATACTTATTTTCCTGCAGGTCCTAGCACTACGATGCCAGCTGCACCATCATCGTACTTTGATTTTTTCAATACGTCCACACAACCTTCGATGCCACCAGCACCATCACCTCCGATGCCAGCAGCACCAGCACCATCACCAATATCTCCCATATCAGCTGAGCAGCAATTGGCTGCTCTACCAGTACCACCACCTAACACTAGCCCACTGCAGACGACGGGTATAAAGGGTTACCTTGACGACATACCGAATGTATTTAGACCATACGTCAAGGGGATTATTAATGTCAGGGGTGATGGCAACTGTGGATTCAGGGCACTTGCTGTTGCATTGGGATACGATGAAAACGAAGGTTACGAGTGGATCCGACTACATATGTTGGCCGAGTATGAAAATAACAAACAATTCTACGATGAACTAACAAGATGGGGACAGGTTGAAGCGAGCTTTTTTGAGGGGTTATCGCGGTCTTATGTAGGGGTGTTTAGACCAACTGCCTACTGGATGCACATGACTATGGGGACTATGTTGTTGTCCAACAGGATGGGTATAGTAATTAACTGTTTATCTACTGCCGCCAGTTGGACTTCGTTCCCATTTACCTATGGTCCTGATGAGATGCCTAGGACAGAGCCCATATCAATAGCATTAGTACAGGGTCACGGTCACTATATCATGGTGCAGTTGGAAGGTGACTACCCGATGGCCCCGGAGATCGCATATTGGGTACAGGATCGTGTAAGGCCTCCCGTGAGCAAATGGAAAGATTTGTACGGACACCGCCAGTTAGCCtacaatagatatatagatgcaaCTAAACCTCCTCCCATCTATATGGGAACAGTGGACTCATCTGATTAGGATTGTAataaagttatttgtttttgttttacccgtttttttctcctttttttttattaaaggaaacTTGGGGTGTTACTTCATAACTTTATCATGTTTTTACTTGGTATAtttcttataataatatattaatactacGAAATTTGGGGTGTTAAATTTTTGCAAACCAGATAGTCCAGCATCATTATAAACAAAAAgtacacaaataataaaaaagtccatatcaaacacaaataataaaaatgtacataacaaactgtatttataaaaatgtcccTATTTCgtacaaacaaaaaaagtcTAATCATCGGAATCGTCGTCGTCCTCACCGGCATTATCATCACCCACACCTGGTCCGGATACAGAGCCTGTCCCACTAAAAAATCCACTCATATCCGAGAAGCTACCAAAATCCCCTGATGGAGGTCCAAAATGCGCCGATCTCCCACCCCATAACTGGCGGGGGTCGAAATAGTCATCACCAGGGTGGTTCAAGTCAACATGGTAGCCGGAAGGTTGGGATGCAGAGGGGCCAGAATAGGATGCAGAGGGGCCGGAGGAGGATCCTTCCGGAGGTCCATAATGTGGTTGCGGCAACTCACCAGGGAAATCATGGGATCCGAAACCCCTGAGAATCCTCCCTAGTCCGCGCTGATGTCCGGATCGCGATCCAAACGCTTCCGGGAACAACTGCGTTGGAGGTGTCGGTGCAGGATCCTGTGAATGTCTCTGCTGCACAGCTTCCAGACGGGACTGCATATAAATAGTAAGGTAAGTTTAATAAATGGAGCagtaattaaaagtaatttaactTAAAGTTATGTATATACCGCAACTTCCGGAGGTTGTAGTCTGTGGGTTGCCGCCCAAGTCGACTCCCACGTGGGGGGTGGCCCCTCCTTCTTTTCGTTATGGTGCTTGGCCTGCAAACAAGTCAAATAATTAGCATTTAAAAAACACAACAAttgtatacttttgttaaaaccaaacGTACCAACGCCCGATCGTGGGCAAGAGAAATAGATCGCCGACCCTGAGTCCCCACCGCCTGTTTGGACCGGTTTGTCTTGTTTGTCTCGGCCCGCTTCACTCGGTCATCCCTCGTATAGAAACTCAATAGTTTTCCCCACTCTTCCGGGTCCATACCAGTTGGCGGTGCTGTCTGCAGGGTATCTGCTGAGCCTACACCCCCCGTGCTGTAAAATGCTgagatttgaattttgactttctCTGCCTATATATGCTAGCTGCATCAGCACGGAAAGCCAGTTTTGCTGCCTTCCGGGTGGGGTCGTCCTCATCAAGCTCTAAGTACTGGTCCATCGCAAAATAGCGCTACGTTGTTTACAAATACAAGTTAGCATTTTCAGGGTTATcattgaaaaacatattaagtaaaaaaaatataaaaagaaacatattctaACCTGTACTTCCTCCAAGATATGGTCCCTCATAGACTCAGGCACATCGTCCCATGACTCGTAGTACTGGGGGACATCTCCGATCAACGAGCCTAACAAAGATTTGTACATAGCCCCGTAGTCCCCGATCGACTGAAAGGTCTTTGATTTGTAGTCGAAGTACATGGGTAACGGGCCTCCATTTTTCTTCAAGGCAGCCTCAAGTTTTAGATTTTTGGCTGCCcctcttggtggtggtggtgttttctTCGAGCCtacaaaaccaataagtaacaataacataaataagttactttaaacgataagaataaaattatttcaatgcataactaaatttaatgtaaagtcAATTTTCTTACCGCTGTTTTTGCAGCCTGATATTTTCTTCCACCACGATCGGTGCGGATCCCTCCCATCGCCGTCGCCGCCGTGAgctcctagcatttttcttatatctacataaataatacacgtattataatactttttatatcaacttttttaacaacttttttaacttaattttttatatgacttttgtactactatttttcaatatatgttttaatatcttttatacttatgttttaataccttttttacttatacattttcctagcatttttcttatatctacataaataatacacgtattataatactttttatatcaacttttttaacaacttttttttaacttaattttttatatgacttttgtactactactttttcaatatatgttttaatatctttttatacttatgttttaatacctttttacttatacattttcctagcatttttcttatatctacataaataatacacgtattataatactttttatatcaacttttttaacaacttttttttaacttaattttttatatgacttttgtactactactttttcaatatatgttttaatatctttttatacttatgttttaataccttttttacttatacattttcctagcatttttcttatatctacataaataatacacgtattataatactttttatatcaacttttttaacaacttttttttaacttaattttttatatgtcttttgtactactactttttcaatatatgttttaatatctttttatacttatgttttaataccttttttacttatacattttcctagcatttttcttatatctacataaataatacacgtattataatactttttatatcaacttttttaacaactttttttaacttaattttttatatgacttttgtactactactttttcaatatatgttttaatatctttttatacttatgttttaataccttttttatttatacatttttatattttctaatacaaacattttctagtacaaacttttataaactttttttaaatatattttttatatactatgtaatacactttttttacattttatattatttacacttttttacaaacatttttacataacaaaaacaacaacaacaacaagaacaacaacaacaacacaacaacaacaatacgtTAAATCTATGGGCATATAAGATCGATCCTAATACATTTATGCATAAAAAGAATAACatcaaactaatacatatagtatatagcaaattaatagatacaaaataaaaaaaaaaaaattaaaacttacttCGACGTTCGGAAAGGGATAACGACGGGTCACTCCTAAAGCCTCACTGAAAAAGtgggtcgctcctaaagcctcaccggAATACCTTGGCCGGAAAATATGGGGGAGAGGGGGGTTGGATCGGTTGGGGTTTACGAAAGAGGTAACgacgggtcgctcctaaagcctcaccgAATATCTTGGCCGGAAAATATGGGGGAGAGAGGGGTTGGATCGGTTGGAAAGGAGAAGAGAAAAGCGGGGGTCGGAAAATATGGAGTAGGAGTATGGAGAAACTGATGAAGAAGAAGGGGGGATCGATCGGTTTTTATTTATTCGAGGcaccctttaggagcgaccgtCGCTCCTAAAGAGGGGGTTTAATtcacccctttaggagcgaccgtCGCTCCTAAAGAGGGGATTGACGGGTCAGCGGGTCAGCGGGTATATGCATAGGTATCCGCGAGCAATTAATGGGTctaccctttaggagcgactgtcgctcctaaagaggggtggtcgggttacagAATATTCCGTGGTCGGGGTATGTGGCCTGTTAATTAATGCGTCCATCTTCattagttttttaacttttttccaTTAATTTGCCTCTTTTCATTTGGCGCCTGGTATCCCAACCATAATTTTGGTAACCCGATCAGATTATTAATAACAGGGGCCCGCTTTTTACTCTCATCATATAtaccattatagacatggggCTCACACTTTTTGGTTGGAATACCAAAAAGTGTGGTTGGGATACCCATAGTgtttcatttgtattttttattttcacttttcGATTTTCCCATTAATTTCATCATAAGGGTTATTTGGACTCTcttattaaaaatgtttttttaataaaaacctccaaaattttcatataaactaAACCGGTGTTTTATAAACCAGTTAACCTTTAGTTAAACTAGTTGTTGCTATTCAATcagttaactatttttattataaacactTTTAAACAAATCATGCAGATAAAACAAGACATATCAATCATTATATCAACCATATACAAGTTCATGCTAATCATAACACAAATTAGTTTGTGCAAACATTCCAAGCGAGCTTAATAGCTTTATCATAATACAAATAAAGTATGAATCTCTTAAATAAACTAggttaaatatttttgaaaaattaaatagttataccaTAATATAAAAGCCTATTAAGCTCATAAATTAACTAGGCCTAAAATTGTCATTTGAAAAATTATTAAACTTAATAATCATTATGAAAAGAGAACTTTCAGATTAAACAAAAGTAGCTTTACTAGATATGAAATTACTATTGAAACCAATTCATGTATTACTTGTTACTACATGGATAGAGTAGTTATATTCGTACCATACTTTTTAATACATTTACCATAATATACAACATATACAACACATTATATAAGTTATTAAAACAACATTATGGTAGATCTATCATAAagtgtggtacgaatatcactgtTCATATTGATAGGACTATAACACCAATACATGTTGCTACAATAAATGAAAGTTGACTTTAAGACTAATGTGACATTAAGTAAGGATGAAAATGATGGTTGGTTTAAACTTTATTAATTCAAAATGGTATACATATCATTAGGGTGTTACATGTTTCTTTCGTTCTTTTGGCATGTCAATCTCGAAAAAGATTTAGTTGATGgagattttataaattttatccCAGAATGTAATTAAATGGTGGGTTTGGGATATTCAACACCGTGTGTGTTAGTGGATGTACGAGTTGTTATTTGATATTAGGTTATCTGGTAGCCAAATTTTATCCATTTagagtttaaaaaataaaaaagtaaaacagATAAATGATAACGTGCAATTATGTACTTTCCATTATAGCTTAGTGGTTGAGCACCAGCTTTACATGCTAGATTGCTGGAGGTCTCAAGTTTGAGACATGGGAAGGACATTTGAgggaatttcacaataaagtcctccagtgaagcaGATTTGAGTCCTGGAGATgttactaggtattgagggtgacgAGGCTCTCTAGCGTGGATCCGGTTAATATAATTTAAGTGAGAtcccctgttgcgagcaaatgatccacacttttaaaaaaaaatatagtgttttaataaaaaaaatagataaaaaaaaaggataagtcacatatttatatatatactaaaaaccaattggttttttacaagtttctatGCACATGGTACAACTACACATACATGCAACTTTGAACTAAACCTTTTAACCCCTTAAagattttaccttttacatttaagcccatcaccttttactactttacattttaactccctaaagttttctttttactttttaacccccaaagttttttccttttacagtttagcccatcaacttttacatctttaccttttaaccccctaaagtttttatcttttacattttagcctatcaataaaatactttattgttacaatgtcaaataaatgtttgttggtgactttatcaaatttgtaccaaaacattgtCATCTGAAAAGATAATCTACTTGAGTCTCGCCGCAAATTGTGTAATATAATCTGCGACAACGTTACTATAAAAGCTCCGCAACAACGCGCAAGTGTTTATTTCTAGTGTACgcctaaaaagaaaaataatgtaGACTAAATTGAGTTACACCCCATTAGTAATGAATCAATTTTGGTACCTTGTtagtaaattaaattaaactaaataataataataactttgaGACGGAGAATTTTTGGTTCGAAAGTCCAAATCACCATTCACTTCACACTCCCCCGATCTCCGTTATTTTCCGGCGATCTTCCCTTAGATCTCACCGATCaggtacaatatatatatatatatatatttgtgtgtgtgtgtgtgtgcgcgtgCCCGTTTCATAACGTGATTCATTACCTGTTTCTACTcgaatatatacacacacacagacacatatacatatatatccaattgCCTATAATTTATGAATAATTAATTTAGGTTTTAGTGATGATGAGCATTAGGTAATTGACCACTATTCTGATACACTAGTATATGTAGATGTAGAtatgcattattattattattattacttttttctaacCTTAATTATGTACTCGCtcataatacatttttttaactgTTAAAATATGTATGTACACATACACTGTTTGAATTAGGTCACATTGTATCGGAGCCAAGGGTGGGCAGACCGTCTCGAATTAGAAGAaagtttatttgtatataaGGTTACTAATTAGTGGTATTGGTATGAATTTTGTGAATATTTCTTTGGCTTTTAATAATGATGTAGTTTTGCAGATTATTTATACAAGCATTAATAGCAGTAAAGTGAGGCATGGGGACTGAAAATCCCAATCAAGCTAATGATTATCCAAGGCAAGCTGCTCCCTTTGCCCCTCCTCAAAGCAGCTCACCTTTTTCATCGTCTCGTCCTGTCGTTGGAATGCAGGCTTCTGCTTTCAGGCCGACATCAGTCCCTAATCCGACTGCAGTTCCTGCTCCCCCGAGTGCACCTCCATCTTTCCCTTCTGGGCCTGTGGCTGGACCAGAGCTTCCTGGTTTTAGACCCATGCAAGCAGCTAGGCCTGCTGCTTCTTATGGCCCGCCAACCGGTGGACCTTTCCAACGCTTCCCAACGCCGTCGTTCCCATCAACAGCTCAAGCACCGCCACCACGCACTTCTCCTGTTGGACAGCCTGTATTTCCTCCAACTATGAGACCTCCTCCTGCAACTCAGGGTCCACCCATGTCAAATTTTCAGAACCGACAACCACAAATACCACCAATGTCTATCGGTTCTCCACCTCCAAGCGTGAACACTGTGCCTTCTAGCAATAACGGTCCTCAGTCAGTAGATTCACGATACTTTTCTTCCAATTCAAGTATGCAGCAACCACAACCTTCGATTGGGCCACCTCATCCTGCTGCTGTACGGGCTCCTTCATCATCTGCTTTCCCTGGGTATCCAGCTGTGCCTGTTTCTTATCAAGGAGGTTATGCTCCACCAACCACATCAGGCTCCTTTACCTCTCATCAAAGTGCTTATGGACCGGCTCCACCCATAGCATCTCCTTTAGGAACGTATGTTGGAGGCTCCTCACCGCCAACAGGTATGTCAGGATTGGTTGAAGACTTCAACTCACTTTCTATCGGGTCTGCCCCAGGATCTTTTGATGCTGGCCTTGATGCTAAAGCGTTGCCAAGACCACTGGATGGTGATGTAGAACCAAGCTCTTTTGCTCAACAGTATCCCATGAATTGCAATTCCAGATATTTACGGCTTACTACTAGTGCCATACCAAGCTCTCAGTCCCTAGTTTCAAGGTGGCATTTGCCTCTTGGAGCAGTTGTTTGTCCACTGGCAGAATCTCCTGAAGGGGTAAGCATCTATATAATCAGCGCAATGACTCTAAATATACACTTTAGGTTCAACAAGACATTTGGACCAAGCACTTTAGGATAAAATGCTTGTTTTACCTTGAATAATAATTTGATGCCTATCTGAACTGCTTTTTCAGGAGGAAGTCCCAATAGTAAATTTTGCCACAACGGGCATTGTGCGTTGTAGAAGATGTCGTACATATGTGAACCCATATGTGACTTTTACTGATGGTGGAAGAAAGTGGCGATGCAATATATGTGCCATGCTCAATGATGGTAATGCTTTGAAGTTTAAGTTTATTGCAAAtcttatatcaactttttttcacttttccacCACCGTAAGTGTCAGCTTTAGCATAACTCCTCTAACGATATATGATCACATAAAGTTCCCTTTTGTTTGTTGAGGTTTCTAAGAAGCTTTAAGTTTGTCCCTACTTCTTATTCGTATGGTTTATTTTGAAGAGTACTGTATATGTTTTGCAGATGgaaatcaaaaacttaaaagtaattTCCTTGAGGCTGTAACTATATCTATAGTGTCTCTATATTATGTGTAGAATTCGAGTCTtaaaaatgatattatataaaagcACTGTTGCATGATTGAGGGTTCCTATACGGGTTTAATGGGCATGCTTTCTGTTTTAGTGACTGTTCCACTTTCCATCGACTGTgttcataaaaataatatttggttTCAGTCGTCTTTACTCTCGGTATTATCAATTATGCTTATAATCTTGATAATCACTATCACTATCGGTGTTTCTTCCTCCACACTCTTGAGAAAAaagatttttactttttctATTGGAATCTTGCAGCTGGCAGCTTTGTATTCATTCTAAACAATATTTATCTTGATGTACAGTGCAAGCTGATTATTTCGCTCAGTTGGATGCCACTGGAAAAAGGGTTGATCTAGATCAACGTCCCGAGCTTACGAAGGGTTGTGTGGAATTTGTTGCTCCAGCTGAGTACATGGTGCGGCCACCAATGCCACCATTGTACTTTTTCCTGATCGACGTATCAGTATATTCGGTTAAAAGCGGAATGCTTGAGGTATCCTTCTCTGGCAATATTGCCTTGGCATATCATACCTTTTGTAATCCTTACATGTATGTACTCTAATAGCTTATCTGGATTAACATATGAAGCTAATAAATACTAACTAGTTTATGCATGGGTTTTTCATTCTGGGTAAGGCGTACTATAGGTACGAAGTGCGCAGAATTATGTGATATGGTGACACATTTGATACCCgtttttatttgttgttaacCTGATTTACATCTCGAAGTGGTTGTATATCTGCTCAATAACCTTTGGCTTTGTTTTAATTGCTCTCTCTTTGATTTTATAGGTGATTGCACATACTATCAAATCTTGTTTGGATAAATTGCCAGGCAGCACCAGAACCCAGATTGGGTTCATTACTTTTGACAGCACAATTCATTTTTACAATATGAAGGTAAGTGATTTAGAAATTTACTGGCTGTAAAACATGCTATCATTTCTCTAACATATTGCTTAACTTATGttgaacaatttatcttttttggATTGCCAGTCGTCTTTGACGCAGCCTCAAATGATGGTGGTGTCTGATTTGGATGATATATTTATTCCCTTGCCAGATGATCTCCTTGTCAACTTGTCAGAATCTAGAACTGTGGTGGATGCCTTTCTGGATAGCTTGCCTTCTATGTTTCAAGACAATGAGAATGTGGAATCTGCTTTTGGGCCAGCCCTCAAAGCAGCTTTTATGGTTATGGTTGGTTCATTTAACTTTCCACCGCTTATAAATATAATCTGTGGCATTATATTGGCTATCACAAGCGTGCTTGTCTTATGCAATGCTTCTTCTGATGTTGGTTATCGTGAAATGGCATTTATCTAGTAGTGGCAATTTCAACCAGTTAAGCATGTGCATTTTGGATGTGTTcatttcaaatgatcaaatgaaagatAAAGTAAAAGGGAGTCTTGTCAAATGGGATACGTAGGTCAGAGGGTGTACTacccaaagttttttttttccctattgCATACAGTCTCCAGAatttttttgttctttaaataaaatttttctgTAATCATAGTTACCGTatcaaagtttatatataatcttaa
Coding sequences within:
- the LOC122592091 gene encoding uncharacterized protein LOC122592091; this translates as MLGAHGGDGDGRDPHRSWWKKISGCKNSGSKKTPPPPRGAAKNLKLEAALKKNGGPLPMYFDYKSKTFQSIGDYGAMYKSLLGSLIGDVPQYYESWDDVPESMRDHILEEVQRYFAMDQYLELDEDDPTRKAAKLAFRADAASIYRQRKSKFKSQHFTARGV
- the LOC122592090 gene encoding protein FAR1-RELATED SEQUENCE 5-like: MDCLEEIFLNPNAPEGVNEEFVYEEPDDEFESPDVRDEFDYDHDVFYTKEVFDTHIDLVDWAQRTAKELGYVLVTRRSNVTKGGEVKKVVLICNRGGKKDKRSTGAPKGSTKIDCPFKLVGRLTKDHSWWVEVIDHRHNHPSACNLEGIAYARRLTDVQKEFVDEKALLGLGPNSIRDQLKDAFPGILTRSQDISNYLRQHRLKHAQQRGETRMQIMLQLLSDHQYTYQYTTDSKTGCLTNLFFVHPTSLDIWRAFPWIIEIDATYKTNVYNMPLVEIVGVTPTGKTFSIAHALIENEQHATYTWVLQCLRSTLEEGLVVRVALTDRDLALMKAVKDVMPEMKLILCQKKIMVCLDTGGINS
- the LOC122592473 gene encoding protein transport protein Sec24-like At3g07100, translating into MGTENPNQANDYPRQAAPFAPPQSSSPFSSSRPVVGMQASAFRPTSVPNPTAVPAPPSAPPSFPSGPVAGPELPGFRPMQAARPAASYGPPTGGPFQRFPTPSFPSTAQAPPPRTSPVGQPVFPPTMRPPPATQGPPMSNFQNRQPQIPPMSIGSPPPSVNTVPSSNNGPQSVDSRYFSSNSSMQQPQPSIGPPHPAAVRAPSSSAFPGYPAVPVSYQGGYAPPTTSGSFTSHQSAYGPAPPIASPLGTYVGGSSPPTGMSGLVEDFNSLSIGSAPGSFDAGLDAKALPRPLDGDVEPSSFAQQYPMNCNSRYLRLTTSAIPSSQSLVSRWHLPLGAVVCPLAESPEGEEVPIVNFATTGIVRCRRCRTYVNPYVTFTDGGRKWRCNICAMLNDVQADYFAQLDATGKRVDLDQRPELTKGCVEFVAPAEYMVRPPMPPLYFFLIDVSVYSVKSGMLEVIAHTIKSCLDKLPGSTRTQIGFITFDSTIHFYNMKSSLTQPQMMVVSDLDDIFIPLPDDLLVNLSESRTVVDAFLDSLPSMFQDNENVESAFGPALKAAFMVMSQLGGKLLIFQSTLPSLGVGRLRLRGDDIRVYGSDKENALRQAEDAFYKQMAADFTKYQVAVNVYAFSDKYTDIASLGTLAKYTGGQVYYYPSFHSAIHKEKLRHELARDLTRETAWEAVMRIRCGKGVRFTSYHGNFMLRSTDLLALPAVDCDKAYAMQFALEETLLTTQIVYFQVALLHTSSSGERRIRVHTAAASVVSDLGEMYRQADTGAIVSLLGRLAIEKSLNYKLEETRNSLQLRIVKALKEYRNLHAVQHRVGTRMIYPESLKYLCLYGLALCKSTALRGGYADSQLDERCAAGFTMMALPVKKMLKLLYPSLLRVDEYLVKSSMQTDDFEKVCKRLPLATESLDSRGVFVYDDGFRLVVWFGQMLSPDISRNLVGEDLATDFSRASLVELDNEMSRKLMQILKKLRGADASYYPLCHLVRQGEQPREGFFLLSNLVEEQVGGMGSYVDWILQIHRQVQQ